The stretch of DNA GGACGAAGTCTTCTCCTATGTCATGCAAAACAGGAGGGCGATGCCGAGGACGGCGTTGCGTTACGCCATCGAAGTGATGCCGAAGGACCTGAAGGCAGAGGCGATGAGGAAGGACTGACAAAAATCTGATGAGAAATAGGTGGCTCTTCGCCGGTTCATGGGGATAACCCTCTCGCACCCCCCTATCGATCAACTGCCTCCCCACGCTGTCCGCCAGGGTTGCACCCCATTGGAGCGGACTGAACCGGAAAGGCACACGGATAAACCGCTTTTCCTTCCGAAACACTCCCCGCCTCTCATCGCGGCCGATCTTGTAAGGTCAGCCCATCATCCCGGGTCGCCCGAGCAGCGTCAGAAGATGGTGTCATGGCTACCTGCACACGATAGAGAAGAGCCAAAAAAGATTATATCATTTTTCAGACTTCGACGGAAGTGAAAGGGAGGCTTCGTCGAACGCAGCAGGCTAGACGACCGTGCCCTCGATTCCTTCGAGCGCACCCTCCACCAGTTCGAGCGCCATGAAGGCCCGGTCGGACACGGAAAACGGGGCAGTGATCCCGTAGCCTGACGCCGGCACACATCCGAACCCGGGATAATAATCAGGGTGGCCAAGGACGAACACGGCGCCGTAGCCGATGGACGCCGCCGCGGTGAGGGCCGCCCGTATAAGGGCCGAACCGATCCCCATCCGCTGGAAGGCAGACAGAACGGCGACAGGAGCAAGGGCAAGCGCAGGGACG from Methanofollis liminatans DSM 4140 encodes:
- a CDS encoding GNAT family N-acetyltransferase, which codes for MRTSVRIRPEVQADYGAVFDLDVAAFGGDEEARLVGRIRSSEGFDPRLSLVAETEGRIVGHIVLSRIVIQAPDRDVPALALAPVAVLSAFQRMGIGSALIRAALTAAASIGYGAVFVLGHPDYYPGFGCVPASGYGITAPFSVSDRAFMALELVEGALEGIEGTVV